The Astatotilapia calliptera chromosome 22, fAstCal1.2, whole genome shotgun sequence region AAGAACAGGCCCTAACATTCACTTCTAATATTCAGTGGTACATCTAGAACAACCAGAAATGTTTGATTTAAAGTTGcaaccaacttttttttttttaaatctcctaTATATCCACTAATAAATTAATCAATCAGTTCCCTTGTGgataaaatatcagaaaatTGTCTTGTTTTATATAATCAACAGCCCCAAACACAAAGCCAATCACTTCACAACAGTAAATCCTTAAACTGGAAGAGCTAAAACAAGGCATGGGTTGACTTTCTACAGTCTGAATGCTTCGTTGAGGACATTTATCTTTTAATAACGGGAGGATTAGCTGCAACTTACTCGCATCGTCCATGACGTCGATGTCAGTTCCCAGCTCGGAGCTGGTAAGGTGGTAGCGGTACTGAACTGGGTCATTAAGAGCTGACAGCAGGATAAGTAAGACCACCGCATTGATGAGCTGTGAGGACAGGAGAATCGATATTACAGTTGAACAAAAACGTGCAGTTAGTAATATAACTCAGATAATGTGACAGCTGATTAGTAATGATAAGTTAAGATGCACTGAGCGAGTCAGGCAACTATAAAATAACTCTTGTTTTCCTCTTACACCTTcttgtattatttattaatgcaaCTTGCACTACTCTCTTGCACaatatcagtttttaaaaaatcttttctttaatttaacctcatttttttattttgtaatcacctttgtatatataaaaatatttgcacTACCTCTACCTCACACTATAAAGTCCTCCCTACGGATCTATGGGacttatttattgtttatttattgtagaCTGTACTATTGATTATTCTTTATCCTGCTCCTGTAACACAATAATTTCCCTTTTTGGATCAATTAAATATCTATTTATCTGTCCTGAATGAGGTATCATTTAGAGGTAGGACAAGGTGCAGATATATTTAGGAGACAGGTGTTCAAAAAGATTGGTGACCAGTTTGACAATTGCCAGACAATAGAAAACAAGGCAATATATCTAAACTGCTTTCTCCCCTCTTTCCTCATAATCATCACTGATTGTTAGAGCTCTAATGTTATGGGTAATTTAAGGAAAGTGGTATTGATGTACTGCTGAGCAGCTTCAATACAACATACTGGAATTCAATACAACAGAAAACCATAGGACTGGGAGAACAAGCTCATCGGTCTTATGTCACCACTTTCACCTCATGTGAACACATCTCATGGaggtttttgttgctttttatggCCTTGTTGATCGGCAGTAGCTCAAAATAAGGGAGGCTTATGAAGATCGGGGATTTCACCAGTCTTACCGAACTATGTTTACGACTTTAAGTTATCCTTTCGGGTGGGAAATATCGGAGACAAACTATATTTAACTGGGTAAACATGTGTAGAGATGGAAAAGGAGGCATCAACAGCCTAAAACTGTAAGCTTAGGATTATTTTAGgaggaaacacaaaaataaaaaagaaacgaaTTTGTTAGACACTTTGTTTATATGCTTATAtagccaaaaaacaacaaaaaaaacccccaacagaTGCTAAAGGTTATTTTgctaacattttttaattatttcatacGCTGGCACCCTGTTTTTAACATAAGtgaaaaacatggaaaacagATGGAGTTAGCTGTCTAATTAACATGACTCgatatttattaaatatttttagaatTTGTCCCACATATTCAGCCATATTCATTCACGTCTGGGACCTGACGTGAGATGAAAAAACAGGACTTACCATATACCATATTCCCAAAATAATGGTGCCTGTTCGTACAtggcagcagaggcagcagctcGTCGAGTACCACCGGTCCCACGGCGAAATCATCTTTTTGTCCACACACTGAATTTCAGGTTATTTCATGAATGCCGTCGAAAACAACTGACTAGTCAAGGCTACGATAACCGAAAAAAGGTGGGAAAGATAACGTCTTCGTTGCTAGGACCGCCGCCACATCCAGCGTCTGTTTGAGGAGATGTTTCAGCAAGtgggaaacacagaaacagagagcCGTTAATCTGGCTCACCCGGAGTCACGTGACCAcgggaggattttttttttttttggccggGATGCAAACGCTTCATAATCACGAAATGTTTCAGCAGCTCTTTGTTTGTCCAGTTTTATCTTCCACGACACATATAGCTtaattttatttcctttgttaaaacaaccaaaacgttaagtaatagaaaaaaaagtagaaaaagctcagcattaaaaataagaacaaaacaaTTCAACAGTTCAACGAccttaaaagtcaatatttagaACAGCCACCtatattcttcaacacagccatGAACTCTCTTAGGTAAACCTTCTTTTCatgtctttaagtagtctttagtaatagttctccaggcttcctgaaggCCTTTTAAAGCTCTTCTACCTTTTCTTACCTTTTGTTACCTTTTTTtgtcccacactgcttcaataatgttgagctttgggaaggccaatccatgactgatttaAATCAGATATTTCAAATATGGATTCACCACAGGATCTGtgattgcagatttttttttttttttggcatacctcagccatTTGTCCCCGTTTCCCTTCACTATTAAATGTCAAactgagttgtttttttattgatgATAAATGATGTTTTTTACGACAGACTGCTAGTATTACAGTAATACTGCTAGTAAAAGAGTACAATCAACAGATACAATTCAAATTTATTTCTTTGGTAAGATGTTATGTGTAGACAGCTcaggttcatcccttgagttatgtgcctttttgtgtttaaatgattcataggtcagtgttaagtaaattaacaaacaaagaacattCCTCTGAacatggtcaggtacaaggaatGGACTTAAAGAGAAAATGCACCCAATGTCCaaataaaaactttgaaaaaccaTCAGAAAGCCTATTGCTCacgaccatttaaaaaaaaaaagtttaaaaaaaaaaaagtgtggctATGCCAAAAACATTACTGATtcatcactgatttgttttttttgttgttttttttaaatattttttcattatttcaggTTTCAATATATAAATTTCTAACTAAATCTGTTTAATCAAAAAAGCATTGTGTTCAGAAAAAGGAACAACAGGTCAAGAGAGACCGTCACGGCCCTCTTTTTTGACACCATATGCTTAACACTGAAACCAAAAGAGATAATTTCATTGCaccatttttttcttgcttaaaCAAAAGCCTCAAAAACCTATAGATTGATGTGCTTTTTGTAATGTTAAGAGCATGAAACTCCAGTTAATCTTGTGCCattttgtctctgtctgtgcaaacatcacagACCAAGCCTGACAGATGGGCCAGTGACCACAGCTCTGCTAAGCTCCAGTGGGTGGACAGCATCATCGGCACATTAGGGGATTTTCCTCTTCTGCTGCCATGACTTAACACCGATCAGACATGCTGGAATAAGACAAAATCTCAAAGTCATGGTCCCATTTTCCAGGCTGAATAGATTTTCCATATTAATTGTGAGTGTGTCGGAAGTTTTATTATACAAAGGAACGGTCCAACTGTCTATTCTTTTTTAGAATAGATGAGCAAGTTGCTATGTTCTTGTTTCAGTTTGTAGCTGAATCAGACCTCTGCATTTCAGACACAgggatagattttttttaaagcagcattAGCAAATGCTTTTCATAGCAAGGCTTTTAGCAACCACAGTACCATCCATTACAGAGTGACCTTCTCTATTAATACATCTgcctctcatacacacacataaaaaagaagaaaaaaccccacaacaatccccccaaaaaagggaagaatgggGAAAAACCATGATGGTCCACTGAAGTGAATGCGAATGGACAGTGAGCCAGAGATTGTGAGAGATTAAAAGCCGGCAAATCCTAAATGAACTGAGAGATAAAGGATGGAGAGAGATGAAGCGAAGGAGGTCAGGCTCTGTGAGCGTGCCACGCGACTGCCTAACCACATTGACGGATGCAGTGTTTTGGCCGCAAGAGGGTCACTGTAGCCAGGGTCTGACAGAGTCCTGACTAGTGACACAGATTTGTACTGTAGCAAGCAGTGAGTCCTCACTTTAATCATGCCAGAATTAGGATTACTTTGACGGCAAACAAACTACATTAGAAAGAAAATACGAACAACAGGGAACTGTTAACAACTGTTAACAACAGTAAACAGAGTAATGGTACCATTGAACATTAATTATTGATTTAGCCATTCCATACTTGATGGTTAACATGGCACTATTAGTAATACTATTTCTATGTTTCAGTGTCACTGACTACCATCTGTATAGGCTACATATAGCAGTATATAAACTATTAACTGCTAATATGAAATATGACATTTCTCAAAGTCTGCACTTGGATAAAAGTTTAGCTCTCTGGCAGAGTGAGTGCTTTTTAAAGGCAGTTTTTATAAAAGAAAGCTTGCGGTGTTCCACAAGGCAGTAGTTAAGGGctacttttattttcaattttttgaaAAGTATTTTGAAGATAATGTCAAAAAAGTATGCATGTTGATGATGCAACATATGCATCACCTAAATTAGTAGTAAGGAAAATTTATGTGTTGGACTTGCAAGGCATTACTAAAAGGCTGCAAATTAATAATACTATAtagttcatatatatatatatcagatcTGGAGCATGCTACTGGCTGATCATCTGGtcaagtgctttttaaaaaacatcttaaaaccccctccaaaataaaacccTGAAATTGCATTGAACAGAGCAGCCAGCTCTTCATTATTCTTGCTGTACAAATGTTTACAAGAAGCATAAACAGCTATCCTGGCTAAATGTGGAAGATAAATTTAAGGCAAGCCTCCTGGTAACCATGCAAACTGTTTTATGGAATCATACAATAGACTTCTTTCATGATGCCATACACTCACTGGTCACTTCAATAGGTGCACCTTGGTAGTCCTGGGTGCGACCCTCTTTTGTCTCCTGTACAGTCTTAATTCTTTattgcatagattcaacaaggtgctggaaacattgcaCAGATATTTTGCTCcctattgacatgatagcagtGGCTGCAGATTTtgtggctgcacatccatgatgtgactcCATCTTTCCACTATGCCTCAAAGGTGCTCTCTATATGTTTGAGATAAGGACtcaacatggtcagcaacaatactcaggtaatTGTGGCATTTAAAttatgctcagttggtactaaagcGCCCAAAGTATACCAAGAAAACATATCCCACACCACTACACCATCACCAGCTCAAcaattgatacaaggcaggatggatccattatttcatgttgtttacatgaAATTCTGACACCACTATCTGAAAGCCgtagcagaaattgagacttaTTAAATCAGGCAGTGTTTTTTGGTTCAATTTTGGTGACCCTGGTTATTTTGGTTAGCTGACTGGAGTGGCACCTCgcatggtcttctgctgctgtagttcaTCTGCTGTGAGATTTGAGGCgaagctcttctgcataccttggtcaTAATGTGGTTATTTGAGCCTGTCTTTCTCTGGCCTGCtaactgaatattttctctttttttgaacCATcttctgtaaaccctagaatAGTTGGTTGGCACCACCAACCATGTCACGTTCAaagtcacctttcttccccattctgatacTCATTTTGAACTTTGACATCTCATCTTGACCATTCCAACATGTGTAAATGAGTTACCGCCATGTGACTAGTTGATCAGATAGTGTTAATGAGGAgttaaacaggtgtacctaataaagtggccagggATGGTATGTTTTCGCATTTGGTTAATTTTTACATATTAAAGAAAAGTGGCAAAGCAGCTGTTTAAGGCACAGGTAATCGATCAAATCAACAATACACTTCACATGAGAATCTCATGTTAGGAGAATCTTTTTAAAAGAGTTAATAACACCAAAAACCTTCTTCACGATATgaagggaagggaaaaaaaacatttccatgACAATGTGATACAAGCACTTCTCATTTAATTTTCATCTTTACCAAACAAACATAgaaatttcatttttatctccTCATTAAACAAAACCcttcacaaaaaaacatttcctaGAGACAAGTATATAAATACGTTGATTGAGTCATCATCATATTCATCAGTAAAAATTTAACAAAAGGGCACCTGAAACCACAGTGACATATCACTTTATCCTCTGCAATCTACCAGGTCTACCAACAACTACCACCATCAGCTGATCGACGCCTTGATGCACTACATCTCACAAAAACATGGTAATGTCCCCTTAAACTGGATGCCCACATGAAAGCTGCAATTCATCTCCATACAGAAAGCTATTACAGTATAGATACTGAGTGGTACTATGAGTGGACCAAGTACTAACATTTAAAGCAAAAGTTTGATCACTTTATCTCATTCTATTATCAAAGTCATGCAAAATTAAATCAATTCTGACACCAAAACTTGCAACTGGATGGAAACTATAAAAAGGACTCCAACGCACTTTCTATACAACTACAAGTTAAGGCAATGGAATTAAATTCCTTTTATATATGTCTGTAATTCTGtgagtgtatgtatgtgtgtgtgtgtgtgttgtttaaaaTCAAATAGATGTGGAGTTAAAGCTGCTCCACGTCATATCTCTAAGTATATCCTCATTCTCAGTTTAGGTCAAAAACATTTAGCCCATCACACATCTTGGAACAAGGGTCCAAActaaaaagattaaaatagTTCACAATATGCAAAAGATGataaaaacatttcttcaaAATCAAAAGGAACCAAATACAGCCTTTTGCACAGTGCAATTACAGAACTGGAAAAAGCCCTTACAATCTGTACATATGGCATGGCTTTTTCTAGCACAAAAGTggaagaaatgtttaaaaaaaaaatcacaagagtTCAGAAGTGATCATTAGGTatggaaaaaaatctaaatacaaTCCAGTCAGATAAAAGACAGACATACTCAGGGCGATATTGTTTATAAAAGTACAGGGATTACACATTTGTAGTCCTACTGCAGTATAGTTTAATCCCACTAGTAACTTCACAATACAGTGCCTCCCGGTGGTTCATATCAGTTACTGCAGCCTAGATGTACAGTTAAGTCTCCAATGGGGATCCAGAATCAGTTGTTTAATATCAAAAATCCAATCTGTCATTCAAAAAGACTATATATCATATCATTTACTAACTTTCAGCCTCCCAACATTTCCCTTCTGACACCCTGAAGCTCAGACAGaagtgttttcatttatttgtagcaAAGCTGGGTTTTGTGCATACAGTTAGACAGGTGTACAGTTAGGAGTTGGACAGTAATGGCTGTGCTTCTATGGCTAAGATGCCTTTCACACCAGTGTAACTGACATTGACCACAGCTGCCACTCATTCAGTCATTAAAAGCACAAACTACACACCCTACAGCAGAGTGTTTTCACTCAAATGACAGAAATATTAGACAAAAGAATACACAAACCTATCTCAAAACAATACTCACATGCCATATGTATGCTGACAGAGCCGTGAGTTGTGGTTCAGTCACGCAAGAGTAAAAAACAGGACAGCAGCCTCTTTTTAGGGTTGCCTGGTGAttggatttatttaatatttatgttgGTAACGACTGCAAGTAGTTGTGGTGACCAACTGGTCGCCCAGAAGTTGAGCATGGAACACCCTCAGCCTCTGGGCGACCACTTTCATTCGCAAATGTGTCTTCAAACAAATATCATTATTCTCAGACAGATTGCTGAAGGTTTTAGAATGATGTTGCAATTAATCCAAGTCAGTCTGCACTGATGGCGATGACACAACTCTTTCCAGTATAGGACTTGACTAGGCTGGTTTTCACCTGGTTGTATTCCtatataaaagcaaagttgCCAAGTGCCTATATCATTTTGCAGCTACATCACTGTCCTGTAGCACCCATCAGTACCAATCAATGTGTCTAATGGTAGTAGTCACCTGAACACCCTTACAGCTCTTAATGACGGATGTCACATCAAACCCAGTATAAAGAGCAGGAGTATCTTAATCTGTCAGTGTACATATGGGCATGTGAGTGAGATAGGTATATTTCTCTGCTCCATAACCTTTCAATAACTCATAGGGGGCTGCTGCacagaaatcaaaacaaagtgcaacactgtgTGGAACCAAAAAGTGTGGTGTTCtggtaaaaaacagaaaaaaaaaaaaaaaaaatcacaaaagaaataaaaatttaaaacccGTTTTATTTTTTGGGGTTAACAATTACATACACTCTCAGAGGGGGGCAAATAAAGtctcaaaacaaaacacctttgcTGTCATTAAATATGTACCTCCACTAAAAGCCCACCTCACCCCAAACTCCACTCTGTTTGCAGTATAGCAAATAGTGCAAATTAGTTAAGTTTTCAGTCCATAGGACTACATTTCATCTCTGAATTTCGCCAAGCAGGTGATACCTTTCACctgtttacttttttgtttgtgaaactGATCTCTGAACTGTGTACCTGGTAATTATTGCATGTGACACGTTTAACAATCATTTGCATATGCTTTGTCTGGACCTGTGAGGTGAATTCATGTCTCCCTTCGGACCTTTTTCTTCTGGGAGAACTTCGGAGGCTCCGCAATCTGCTCTGACCTCTCTGCACggagatgaaagaaaaaaaaaaaagtttttcaatTGAAATTTAAGGGCATCCAGTTACAGAACATTTCCTCAAACAAAAGTAAATTCAACAGTGTTTCAACAATGTGTATTATTCGGTTTTCACACGTGCTCTGAATAAATGATCTGATTGACTGAACAGCATCATGTGGGATGACTAACAATACACTCAGCTGGTCTGCATGTTTCCTGTGTGAGTACATTCATTAATGTAGAGACAAAGGAAAAGGCTGCACAGGCTGCTAAAATAACCCTACCGTAATTACAAGAAGAGCTGGACAGAGTAAAACAGAAACGgtcttagatttttttcttcaaaaaaaagtCAACCAAAGTTAAATCTTACATTTTCTTAACTTGGGACTTTTACAGTGTTGGGCCAGAAAAATTTCAGTATTATTAATTTGTCACATTAACGACGTGTCATTATAGTAAAGTTGACCAAGTGTCTTTCCAATGTAAGCTAAATCTCTCCTAAAGTTTAAATGAGCTGCCACTGTCAGTCTGGGTTGCTGTGGGAAAGCAGGGTTGGCCTGTAAGGCAGGGTTAGGAGAGGTGTGTTGACAAGTTGGTGCCGCCCTTCTGGCAGCTGTAAAGAAGTACTGATTAGTGCATCCGATAGAACAGCAACTCTCTGGGATTTTAGCTAAGTGAAACTGAAAGATGTTCAATGGATGGCTGGAGGGCAAAGGACCGCAGTACTGCTTTTGCCCGCCAGGTGGGCGTGTCACGTGATAACTATGAAATAATGACCTTGGGTATATACCCACAGATAGTGACTTGTGTTCAAATGAAACCTAAACAAGCCGCTCTTAGAAATGATTACAACACAGTGAACACAGATTTGGAGTCAGAGATGTTGAAACCTACTCTGAGTGGAGGTTATGCTGGCATTCTGCCTTTTGGAGGGCAGTGCAGGAAGCTCTTGGGGTTTGGGTATTGTGTTGACTACGTGCGCCGTGCTCACCGTCTACAACCCAAGAAATGATTATATTACAACAGGTTAAATATTCACTTGAAGACCTGATTTTATCAGCTTGGTTTGGTTTATTACCTGAGCGTCAGATGCAGCctcctcttctgttttcttcttctttttcctcttctttttcgaTTTGGCTTCTCCGCCGGACGGATCCTCTGTGTCCCTCTCATCCTCCAACACCTGACGCAACAATAAGACATACAGATCAATTTATGTGAAGCCTATAATAGAAACAATACAGTAAGAAGccagaattaaaacaaaacaaaacaaaacaaaaaccttattGGGGACAGGCTGTTCTTTCTGCACAGGAGCTGGTGTCACCAACACGGGGGGCTCTTCATAGTTTCCCCAATGCTCCACTGGGGCATTCCAGTCAGAGCTGGGATCTGCTGCTGCCATCCcatctaaaaaaacaaatcacacaATACAGATGGAAGATAGTTAGATGGTAAAAACCTGAAGAATCTTTTTAGGAGGATTTGATGCATAGCTACTTACTGAATCCTGACCATTCATCATTAACCTTAGGGCGGCTTGCCCACTGCAGATCCACTGAATTTGAAATTGGATCTGTATGAGACAGAAGgttatttgttcatttatttattttaatgaggGACGTAGACTCATTAATCTAGCCATGAcaattatcaatcaatcaataagcATCCACACTGGAAGCGATTAATCGCCTTGAAGCTGATGGCTGGTTGCTTGCAGACATTTCTGTATCTAGTTGCCTTGGTAACCCTGTAATGTATTTACTGCCAGGTCACATGCCAATCAACGGCATCACGAGCTTTCATTGTTAGTCACTTCAGTTCCGTCATTTGCAAGCCTTATCCTGGGTCCCGCCCACTCTGTGCTGGCAGCAGCACTTATTTTCCCGAGTGTCACCGACTCGCTTCCAGTGTGGACACAGCTGAAAGGTCtggtgtgtgactgggtgacaAACCTGTGGTGTTTAGTCCCAGCATGGAGAAGGACACTGGGCTGAGGTCAGGCTTTATCCGGCCATCAATGCCACTCCACGCTGTTGctgacagcacacagaaagacaggttATGCTGGTGGAATGCAAACAAACTGCAGCGGAGATTAAACGTTAACAGCATGGTTTCTAATATGAGGCTGGAGTATCTTGTCTTTTTTCCACTGGCACGTTTTCTTGAACACCTCACAGCATGAAATCCAGTCTCCTGGAgataaaataactaaataaatcaaaatcacATTATACACAAAGAAAGGTCTACTCTAGTTTTACCAAACATCCTGCTCAGTTTCATGATAAATGCACTGTGTTTACCTTGGCAGGCTTACAGTGAGCTTGACATCCACAAGGTTTGTCTGACAATAATCCATCAGGACAAGCCGGGTTATTACTTGGGCTGCCCTTGTTGAGGCAGCAGTTAACTCAAGTTTAAATTTTCAAAGATTTAACCTGCTGTCATAGCTGCTTACTAAATGTTAGCTCAGGTTATAATTTCATTAACAGACTGTCTTTATTTTCACTACACCCTGACCTTATGTCAGTGGTGCCAGTGCTGTGACAAAGCCAGTTCTGTCTCAGTGTCTTCTGAGAACTAGCCCACACTTGGAAAGCATTAAGAAATGATCTTTACATAGAATTTAGAGGATTTGTGGGCTACATCTGCCAATTATTGATGAGTTTCTTGCAGTAGGGTCTCTCACAGCCACTGAGTTTAAACTGCTATGCCTGCGCCAGCTTTTCGACCTGGTTTTATTCTCTCTTCTGCTGAAACTGATGCTAGATTGACCACCAGAATCTGCACTAGTGGAAAAGGGGAAAaggtcatttcatttcattatcaGCTCTAATGTTTCGTGTAGAGAGAAATCTCCTCCAGTATGTTCAGTCTAGAATCTCTTATGTCATACAAACTATTAATATCTACATTTGTGGTGTAAAAAGGTTTACTCAGATCTAGATGGTACCTTGTGACTCCTGAGCCCACGGCTGGGGTTCTGGCTGGCCCCTGTAATGTGTAGCTGCTGAGATAGCACTCCACTTGTTTCCCTCCATAGTGCTCATCTGACCTGGGATCTTCAAGGACATATCATTCCAGCCTCCACCATTGACCGAAGGTTCCTTCCTCCAGCTGGAGGAAACTGAGGGAACATGCAAACAGGAAAGACCATCAGAGTCCCTCAGTAACAGTTTTGTTCAAAATATGTCACAGGAGGGGAGTTCAGACCAGTTCACTGACAAGAAAACAACACTTACGAGCAATATTGAAATTTCACTGGACTGAGAAGCTTGAAAATCACCTCTGTGATACCTTAAAACTCTGAATAAGTTCACGTTTAAGAGAGCCTCATAAAAAAATGGTTTACCTTTGTCTTTAACGGCTTCACTGGCTGTATCTCCCTTTCCAGTGGTTCTTGAATGAAAAGACTCTGAAACAGGGTTGGAAACAGGGTTATTACCACATAATACTGTGTGATAATGCGGGTAGACTATATATCAAAATTGCATACTGAATATGCTACCTTCTTCTGTCATTttagaataaaatacatttgcctTAATGCACTTAGTTGCTGCAATGTGACTGGCTCATTAGATACTTGTGTTAATGAGCACCTCAACAGGTGTAGCTAAAAGAGTGGGTGGTGACTATATTTAAACATAGTGAATTCCTTCTACATGAATACCATGGTTTCCTCTGTTCCTCTTGTTAACTGCTGCTGGTACAGTTGCCTCCACGTGCGTTTTTGATGCTTCCACACTTCCTGAACCGCCAGAGTCCTCAGGACCCTTTTCCTTCCTGCGCTGCTGCCTCTTTTCTCGGTTACTGACTTTTGTCTCCCACACACCTggatgacacacacatacatgcacccCAAAAATAACACGACATTCTAAGGGAATGTGGTATATATCGGACTATGAAGGATATTTGCTCATTACTATATTTTAAAGAGTCTGGCTGCAATCAGAATGACAGGACATGCATGAGAAGCACATTCTGCATAATATTAAAATGTCCTTTTGAAAATGAGAAGCTATTGTGACATTTCCGCCTCAACGGTTGAGCTGTACCGTCATCAGGTTCCTTCCCATCGTTTGaagacaaaagctgaactgGTTTCACATCtgtcttgttcttcttcttgttcttcttcacCTGCACCGGGGCTTGCACCTCCGGTTTCTGTGGacagaaataaaagaacaatCAAGTTACCTCATAATAACAACTTTACTGCACTTAatgtcttttattatttatcatcCCAACAGTAGTctccaaatgtattttttcactGCACAGAAGTGGAGTTTTAGCAGTATGTCACCAGTAATACAACTATCTtgcaaaacatcaacaaaactgAGCAATTCAGGGAAATGCTGCGCCTACTCTGCCCACCACTGGTTTCACATTTCCTTAATTTTGATCATACCTTCTCAGTTTTGATCTGTGCTGGCAGCTTAGAAACTGCCTCAGCCACTTTAACTTCCTCTTGAGCCACAGTCACTGGCTGCCCATTGGACTGAGACTTCTGGAGGGGTGAAAAGACACAGATAAGAAACATACAGCATGACAACCCAGAAAAACAGGGAGTGCTAAAGAAAATATCAActtacttaaaataaaaacgACAGTTTTTGCGTCAACACTAAATTATTAAGCCTTATATGACTGGTTAATAACACACTTATTGTCTGTTAGCTTGTCTTAAAAGTTATATTTAACAGGTTAAACAGATTATCGCTTTCTAAATACGAGCTTCAAAGAAGCGCGCCTG contains the following coding sequences:
- the mtdha gene encoding metadherin a isoform X1, coding for MAGDLRGLALEKAELLSSHLKELLSSGQGYVRARFGVDLGLKPELYPTWVILSTAAAGLLLLISLSWAAVCGGLLAGKKRGSPVTHGSSRSSSSGGGGEPLKAGFAKTAKPEEQKKKNKKKTVEKKSQSNGQPVTVAQEEVKVAEAVSKLPAQIKTEKKPEVQAPVQVKKNKKKNKTDVKPVQLLSSNDGKEPDDGVWETKVSNREKRQQRRKEKGPEDSGGSGSVEASKTHVEATVPAAVNKRNRGNHESFHSRTTGKGDTASEAVKDKVSSSWRKEPSVNGGGWNDMSLKIPGQMSTMEGNKWSAISAATHYRGQPEPQPWAQESQATAWSGIDGRIKPDLSPVSFSMLGLNTTDPISNSVDLQWASRPKVNDEWSGFNGMAAADPSSDWNAPVEHWGNYEEPPVLVTPAPVQKEQPVPNKVLEDERDTEDPSGGEAKSKKKRKKKKKTEEEAASDAQTVSTAHVVNTIPKPQELPALPSKRQNASITSTQKRSEQIAEPPKFSQKKKVRRET
- the mtdha gene encoding metadherin a isoform X2; this encodes MAGDLRGLALEKAELLSSHLKELLSSGQGYVRARFGVDLGLKPELYPTWVILSTAAAGLLLLISLSWAAVCGGLLAGKKRGSPVTHGSSRSSSSGGGGEPLKAGFAKTAKPEEQKKKNKKKTVEKKSQSNGQPVTVAQEEVKVAEAVSKLPAQIKTEKKPEVQAPVQVKKNKKKNKTDVKPVQLLSSNDGKEPDDGVWETKVSNREKRQQRRKEKGPEDSGGSGSVEASKTHVEATVPAAVNKRNRGNHESFHSRTTGKGDTASEAVKDKVSSSWRKEPSVNGGGWNDMSLKIPGQMSTMEGNKWSAISAATHYRGQPEPQPWAQESQAWSGIDGRIKPDLSPVSFSMLGLNTTDPISNSVDLQWASRPKVNDEWSGFNGMAAADPSSDWNAPVEHWGNYEEPPVLVTPAPVQKEQPVPNKVLEDERDTEDPSGGEAKSKKKRKKKKKTEEEAASDAQTVSTAHVVNTIPKPQELPALPSKRQNASITSTQKRSEQIAEPPKFSQKKKVRRET